A single Elaeis guineensis isolate ETL-2024a chromosome 15, EG11, whole genome shotgun sequence DNA region contains:
- the LOC140850783 gene encoding uncharacterized protein has protein sequence MANVRKLSQFPLPHLTNTNYENWSIHMKALLGSQDIWDIVERGYEEAREGDTLTVQQREVLRDKRKKDKKALYFIYQVVDELTFEKIAVATTSKKVWEILQNAYKRIEKVKKIRLQTLRGEFEALQIKESESISDFFTRVLTIVNQLRRNGETLDDKWVVKKILRFLDHKFDYVVVAIEESKDLDTMTVDELMDSLQDHEQRILKRRQEPLE, from the coding sequence atggcTAATGTAAGGAAACTTTCACAATTTCCTCTTCCTCATCTTACCAACACTAACTATGAGAATTGGAGTATCCATATGAAGGCGTTGCTTGGATCTCAAGATATTTGGGACATAGTTGAAAGAGGTTATGAAGAAGCTAGAGAAGGGGATACTCTTACCGTGCAACAACGAGAGGTCCTGCGggacaagaggaagaaagataagAAGGCTCTCTACTTCATCTATCAAGTCGTAGATGAATTGACTTTTGAGAAGATTGCGGTGGCCACTACCTCTAAAAAAGTATGGGAGATTCTTCAAAATGCATATAAAAGAATTGAAAAAGTGAAGAAAATTCGCCTTCAAACTCTTAGAGGTGAATTTGAAGCCTTACAAATTAAAGAGTCTGAATCCATCTCAGATTTCTTTACAAGAGTCTTGACCATTGTAAACCAATTGAGGAGAAATGGTGAGACACTTGATGACAAATGGGTCGTAAAAAAAATCCTACGATTCTTGGATCACAAATTTGATTATGTTGTGGTGGCCATTGAAGAGTCCAAAGACTTGGACACTATGACGGTGGATGAGCTTATGGATTCGCTTCAAGACCATGAGCAAAGAATACTAAAGAGAAGACAAGAGCCATTGGAGTAA